The Leucobacter chromiiresistens genome has a window encoding:
- the dnaJ gene encoding molecular chaperone DnaJ: MADHYETLGVSREASPEEIKKAYRRLARQLHPDVNPSEEAADQFKNVTHAYDVLSDPEQRQRYDMGGSQGGAAGFGDIFETFFGGGGFGGAGQRGPRSRSERGDDAMIRVDVSLEDVIFGTQREISVNTAVLCEVCQGSCTQPGTHPVTCDVCGGQGQVQRQVRSLFGNVVTMHPCGSCQGYGTIIEHPCVECAGKGRVRERRTFPIEVPSGIDTGTRLQMRGGGEVGPGGGPNGDLFIEFRVMHHDTFSRDGNDLLCTMQLSMTDAILGAQAKLAGLDGEVEVAVEPGVQSGDMLTIRGRGIQGLRSTTRGDLKIAVQVTTPTKLSNREKDLVRQLASLRKDDAPHLGEFHQGFFGKIRDRFFRQG, translated from the coding sequence GTGGCCGATCATTACGAGACTCTCGGTGTCTCCCGCGAAGCGAGCCCCGAAGAGATCAAGAAGGCCTACCGGCGACTCGCCCGGCAGCTGCACCCGGATGTGAATCCGAGCGAGGAGGCGGCTGATCAGTTCAAGAACGTGACGCACGCCTACGACGTGCTCAGCGATCCCGAGCAGCGCCAGCGGTACGACATGGGCGGCTCGCAGGGCGGCGCCGCCGGCTTCGGCGACATCTTCGAGACGTTCTTCGGCGGCGGGGGCTTCGGCGGCGCCGGCCAGCGCGGGCCGCGATCCCGCTCGGAGCGCGGGGACGACGCGATGATCCGCGTCGACGTCTCGCTCGAGGACGTCATCTTCGGCACGCAGCGTGAGATATCGGTGAACACTGCAGTGCTGTGCGAGGTGTGCCAGGGGAGCTGCACGCAGCCGGGCACGCACCCGGTCACGTGCGACGTGTGCGGCGGCCAGGGGCAGGTGCAGCGTCAGGTGCGCTCGCTGTTCGGCAACGTCGTCACGATGCATCCGTGCGGCAGCTGCCAGGGGTACGGCACGATCATCGAGCACCCCTGCGTGGAGTGCGCGGGCAAGGGCCGGGTGCGCGAGCGTCGCACCTTCCCGATCGAGGTGCCCTCGGGCATCGATACGGGCACGCGCCTGCAGATGCGCGGCGGCGGCGAGGTCGGGCCGGGCGGCGGGCCGAACGGCGACCTGTTCATCGAGTTCCGGGTGATGCACCACGACACCTTCAGCCGCGACGGCAACGATCTGCTCTGCACGATGCAGCTCTCCATGACCGACGCGATCCTCGGGGCGCAGGCGAAGCTCGCCGGTCTCGACGGCGAGGTCGAGGTGGCGGTCGAGCCCGGTGTGCAGTCGGGCGACATGCTCACGATCCGCGGCCGCGGCATCCAGGGGCTGCGCAGCACGACGCGCGGCGATCTGAAGATCGCGGTGCAGGTCACGACGCCCACGAAGCTGTCGAACCGCGAGAAGGATCTGGTGCGGCAGCTCGCCTCGCTGCGGAAGGACGACGCCCCGCATCTCGGCGAGTTCCATCAGGGGTTCTTCGGCAAGATCCGCGATCGCTTCTTCCGTCAGGGCTGA
- the hrcA gene encoding heat-inducible transcriptional repressor HrcA: protein MVSERSLAVLHAIVGDYVSSNEPVGSKAIVERHSFGVSAATIRNDMALLEEDELIAQPHTSSGRVPTDKGYRLYVDTLARIRPLTSAQRSAIERFLGESSDLDDVMARTVRLLSQLTNQVAVAQYPSLRRTVVRHIDLVALGEDRVLSVLILGSGVVEQQVALLPASRVTEAWVHGLRQRIAEAAVGSDVESAARAVARLDEDLLQWSQPDEAELVKRVLAVVLGQLQANRNDRIAVAGAANLSRPGGEFAGSLPVVLEAIEEQVTLLRLFGELAHDDREVSASIGRENEAYGLSETSIIASKYEDGVAISKLGVLGPLRMDYAGNIATVRAVARYLNRFLGEER from the coding sequence ATGGTTTCGGAGCGCAGCCTCGCGGTGCTGCACGCGATCGTCGGCGATTACGTGTCGTCGAACGAACCCGTCGGGTCGAAGGCGATCGTCGAGCGCCACAGCTTCGGCGTCTCCGCCGCGACGATCCGCAACGACATGGCGCTGCTCGAGGAGGACGAGCTGATCGCGCAGCCGCACACCTCGTCGGGCCGGGTGCCGACCGACAAGGGCTATCGCCTGTACGTCGACACGCTCGCGCGCATCCGCCCGCTGACCTCGGCGCAGCGCTCCGCCATCGAGCGGTTCCTGGGCGAGTCCTCCGACCTCGACGACGTGATGGCGCGCACCGTGCGCCTGCTCTCTCAGCTCACCAATCAGGTCGCGGTCGCGCAGTATCCCTCGCTGCGCCGCACCGTCGTGCGCCACATCGATCTCGTGGCGCTCGGCGAGGATCGGGTGCTCAGCGTGCTCATTCTGGGAAGCGGCGTAGTCGAGCAGCAGGTGGCCCTGCTGCCGGCGTCGCGCGTGACGGAGGCGTGGGTGCACGGGCTGCGCCAGCGGATCGCCGAGGCGGCGGTCGGCAGCGACGTCGAGTCTGCGGCGCGGGCGGTGGCCCGGCTCGACGAGGATCTGCTGCAGTGGTCGCAGCCCGACGAGGCCGAACTCGTGAAGCGCGTGCTCGCGGTCGTGCTCGGGCAGCTGCAGGCGAACCGCAACGACCGGATCGCGGTGGCGGGTGCGGCGAACCTGTCGCGGCCGGGCGGCGAGTTCGCCGGTTCGCTCCCCGTCGTGCTCGAGGCGATCGAGGAGCAGGTGACGCTGCTCCGGCTCTTCGGCGAGCTGGCGCACGACGACCGCGAGGTCTCGGCGTCGATCGGACGCGAGAACGAGGCGTACGGCCTCTCCGAGACCTCGATCATCGCGTCGAAGTACGAGGACGGCGTTGCGATCTCGAAGCTCGGCGTGCTCGGCCCGCTGCGCATGGACTACGCGGGCAACATCGCCACGGTGCGTGCCGTCGCACGCTATCTCAATAGATTCCTGGGGGAGGAGCGGTAG
- the hemW gene encoding radical SAM family heme chaperone HemW: MPSALPDGDPAPEDGSLPGGVEIGAEGRRFGVYVHVPYCRVRCGYCDFNTYTASELGGTSRGDYAAQVGRELALGGRVLRDAGLPERPASTVFFGGGTPTLLPASDLAAMLGRIRDEWGLAGGAEVTTEANPDSVDAAYLQTLADAGFTRVSFGMQSAVPHVLATLDRTHSPERVPLVTRWARDAGLQVSVDLIYGTPGESLGDWERSIDAALACEPDHISAYALIIERGTKLAAQIRRGEVAAPDEDLHAEMYELADARFAEAGFSWYEISNWSRSPETRSRHNLAYWTGEDWWAAGPGAHSHVGGVRWWNVKHPGAYAQRIERGVSPAHSRESLTDESRREERILLETRIVDGLPADVLSAGERRAIPQLIADGLIEGRAAIAGRVVPTLRGRLLADTVVHRLLGA, encoded by the coding sequence GTGCCGAGCGCGCTGCCTGACGGCGATCCCGCTCCCGAAGACGGCTCGCTGCCGGGCGGGGTGGAGATCGGGGCCGAGGGGCGCCGATTCGGCGTCTACGTGCACGTGCCCTACTGCCGCGTGCGCTGCGGGTACTGCGATTTCAACACGTACACCGCGAGCGAGCTCGGCGGCACCTCGCGCGGCGACTACGCGGCGCAGGTCGGGCGCGAGCTGGCGCTGGGCGGCCGGGTGCTGCGCGACGCGGGGCTCCCCGAGCGCCCTGCCTCGACGGTCTTCTTCGGCGGCGGCACCCCGACGCTGCTCCCGGCCTCCGACCTCGCCGCCATGCTCGGCCGCATCCGCGACGAGTGGGGGCTCGCGGGCGGCGCCGAGGTGACGACGGAGGCGAACCCCGACTCGGTCGACGCGGCGTACCTGCAGACGCTGGCCGATGCGGGGTTCACCCGGGTGAGCTTCGGCATGCAGTCGGCGGTGCCGCACGTGCTCGCGACGCTCGACCGCACGCACTCGCCCGAGCGCGTGCCGCTGGTCACGCGGTGGGCTCGCGATGCGGGCCTGCAGGTGAGCGTCGATCTCATCTACGGAACGCCGGGGGAGAGCCTGGGCGACTGGGAGCGGTCGATCGACGCGGCCCTGGCGTGCGAGCCCGACCACATCTCCGCGTATGCGCTCATCATCGAGCGCGGCACGAAGCTGGCCGCGCAGATCCGACGCGGCGAGGTCGCCGCGCCCGACGAGGATCTGCACGCGGAGATGTACGAGCTCGCCGATGCGCGCTTCGCGGAGGCGGGGTTCTCCTGGTACGAGATCAGCAACTGGTCGCGCTCGCCGGAGACGCGTTCGCGGCACAACCTGGCCTACTGGACGGGTGAGGACTGGTGGGCGGCGGGCCCCGGTGCGCACAGCCACGTGGGCGGCGTGCGCTGGTGGAACGTGAAGCATCCGGGCGCGTACGCGCAGCGCATCGAGCGGGGCGTGTCGCCGGCGCATTCGCGGGAGTCGCTCACCGACGAGTCGCGGCGCGAGGAGCGCATTCTGCTGGAGACGAGGATCGTCGACGGTCTGCCCGCCGACGTGCTGAGCGCCGGTGAGCGCCGCGCGATCCCGCAGTTGATCGCCGACGGGCTCATCGAGGGGCGGGCGGCGATCGCGGGCCGCGTCGTGCCGACCCTGCGGGGGCGCCTGCTCGCCGATACCGTCGTGCACCGGCTGCTCGGCGCCTGA